GAATGCCGGACTGAAGGAGCCCCTCTCCGGCGAAGAAGTTGCCGCACTCTTGGATTATGTCTCTGGACAAAATTCTGACGGATACGGCGAAGGTTTCGAGCAGCGTCCCATCAAAACTCCTGACGGCGAGATTTACGTCAGTTTTTGGAATCATGAAAACTATTCCCTTAAGCTGGAGAATGAAATGAAAAACAAAGCTCCCGACCTTGAACACGGCGGTCCCGTGATGGGAGGGATGTGATGAGCAAGATATTTTCACTCATCGGTTTGGAAACCAATACCGGCATCCGCGACGTTGCCATCATGGGCGGCATCCCTGAAGTGGAGGACATACAAAGATCGCAGACATATCAGGAGCTGGTAGAGGACTGCGGCTGCTCGGAATATATCTCTGTGGTTGTCCAATCCTTCCGGTATGGACAAGGCCCGCCCGAGCTAGCTGCTCTGGAGGACTTACAGTGGATCGGCTCACACAACGAAATTATTAAAAACGGTGAGGCGGAAAAGCTGCAGACTGCACGCTTCGCTATCCTCTATCCCGACCAGGGATTGCAGATGAACATGTAGCGCTCTTTGGTTTCTACCTGAAACTGAAGGGCGCTTTTTTATTTCAGAAGGAGTTGATCAAATGCAGAAAGAAAAAGTGATGATCGTTACACTCATGCGGTCGGACTTATATGACGCGCCGGGATATGTCGGTGCTTACCTAAACCTTCCCGCCAGCCGGGACGAGATACAGGACGCAATGGATCGCGCCCGGATCAGGGACGGTCTGCCATATCAAATTGTCGAGTGCTTTAATATGCAGGGCGAGGAACTGAACTTCATTCAGGAGAAGCCTTCCCTCGACAAACTAAATTTTTTGGCACACCGCATCAGCGATCTGCCCACGCATGACCTGCTGGCTTTCAACGGGTGTGTGGCGATGGGCGATGAACGGCCGGACATGAAAGCACTCATTAATCTAACTTATAGTCTGGAGGATGTCCATGTGGTTCCCGTGAACAATGATCGGGAGCTCGGAAAATTCTATGTGGACAACGACTTCATCGACGCGGTCAATCATATACCGCCGGAGTATCAGAAGGAACTGCTGGAGCTGCTGGACTATGAGAAAATCGGTTATGAGCAGCGGAAAGCGGAAGGCGGTATATTCAAGAATGGTTATTATGTAGTGCATGGCTCCGGTGTTATGAACCAAATCTATGACGGCGCTCACCTTCCCGATCTCCCGGAGGAAGCACCATATATTTTCAAACTCCAGCTAGCCGAGGCGGATTTTAATATGGAAGATAAGGAACCGGATAAGACTGTGCCGCTTCTCCTGCCGGCTGGAGATAAGAAAATCCTCGCGGCACTGGAGCAGCTGGGTGCGGTATCACTGGAGGAATGTGTGTTTACCCATTGCTCCAGTCCCATTCCGATGCTGGAGCAGGCTTTCTCTTTCAGTGAGGACATTGATAAAATGAATCTCCTTGCCGAACGTATCCGAGAACTGGAGAACGCCGGAGAGCTTCCGAAATTCAAAGCTGCCCTGGAAATCAGCGATTGCTCGGACATCGACCAGGCGTTGGACTTGACCAGAAACCTGGACTGCTATGATTTTAATCCTGACCTATCCTCACCAGAAGAATATGCAAGGCAGGAATTCCTCCTACGCTATCACATTCCGGAAAGCGATCCCGACTTGAAGCTGCTCCACTTTTCACGCTGCGATTCCAAATGGATGCAGGAAGCAAAAGCCATCACTACTCCCTATGGCATCATCCGCCGCAACAACCAGGAAATGACCCTGGACTTTTCCATCAAGCAAACCGGCCAACAGATGCGTTGACCGGCCAACTACATATCGGAACAGAATGGCGCTGTCTTTACAAAAAAGGCAGCGCCTTTTTTGTTTTCCGAGGAAGGAGCTGAAGCTATGAATCATGATTTAAAAACAGAAGAAAAAACAGTCGCGGAGATCACCGGACCTCCGAAGTTTACGATACCTTCCCCGAAGGAGCCTTCCCGCTGCGAGGGCTGTCCTTATCCCGGCGTCGGATTTATCTGCTGGAGTCCCGACGGTTCCTGTTTAAAGACCGACCTGGATCGGATACACGGCAAAAAGAAAGGCAGGTGATGCGATGAACAGCATCATCAGCTGGGTGGGCGGCAAGAAAGCATTGCGGGATCTCATTTACCAAAGGATGCCTAAGGAATACGGGCGGTATGTCGAAGTCTTCGGCGGCGGAGGCTGGGTGCTGTTTGGGCGTCCCCTGAACGCGGTCATGGAGGTGTACAACGATTATAATTCCGACCTGACGAATCTGTTCCGCTGTGTCCGTGACCAGCCGATGGCGTTCCTGACGGAACTGGGATTCCTTCCATTAAACGGCCGCGACGAGTTTATGGTCCTAAAACGATATCTGGAGAAGGAGGAATTCACCAGCGAATTTATGCTGAAGGAACTGGAGCTGGCTCAGCGGCAGCTGACTCCGATCCAGTTCGAGGAAATCAAAACCATCCTCATTGAGAAGGCACAGATGAATGACATCAAACGCGCCGCTGCCTTCTTTAAGCTCATACGCTACAGTTACGGAAGCGGCTGTACCAGCTACGGCTGCCAGCCCTTCGATATCCGTAAGACCTTTCATCTGCTCTGGCAGGGCAGCCGAAGATTAAAGGATACCGTCATCGAGAATAAGGACTTCGAGGATGTAATCAAGCAATACGACCGGGAGAACGCCTTTATCTACTGCGACCCGCCGTACTATTTGACAGAAGGTCACTATGCGGTGGAATTTCTCAAGGAGGATCACTACCGTCTGCGGGATGCGCTGGCAGGTTGTCAGGGCAAGTGTCTGGTAAGCTACAACGACTGTGAATTCATACGGGAGCTATATCAGGACTTCCAGATTGAATCGGTCAGCCGCCTGAACAATCTGGCCCAGCGTTATGATAACGGCAGCGAGTATGCCGAAGTCCTGATCTCCAACTACGACACCGGCGAACGGCTGCGGGATATGCCGACCCAGCTGGGGCTCTTCGACCTTGCCGGATTTTATGGCATGGAATAACTATTCAAAAATCAAATTTAGGAGGAAAACCATTATGAAACTGATTGAAAAACGTATTTGCGTAGACAAGGAAGGCCGCCTGCCGTTGCCCATGGAATTCATCAACGCGGCGGCTATCCAGCCAGACTCAGAGATGACCGTGACCCTGGCGATTTCAGAGGAAGGACTGCTTCCCTGCCCGGTGATGGTCGTCTCGCCAGATACCCCGGTAACCTTTGCATTCGCTCCGGACTGTGACGAGGATGAGGAACCGGAGGACGGTGAAGCGGAGGATGACTTCGCGCTTCCTCATGAGCTTTTAAACGCCGCAGGCATTCCCATCGACAGCGATCTGGACGTCACCTGTGTTCCCGGCGCCATCATCATCAAGGAGTCGGATATCCTGAACCGCCTGCCGGATGGTCTTAAGACCCTGTTCCAATCCTTCGGCGTCCACCCCGAAACCGTTCGGGAGGTCATGAAAAAGGAGGGCTATTTCGTATGAAAGCAAAACCGATTTACAAGATCATGGACGGCAAAGGCCGCGTCCTCATCCCCAAGGAGCTCCGCACAGCCTCCGGCATGGACTACGGCGATATCGTCAAGGTCGGCGTCAGCCAGGGAACCGTCAGCGTGAAGAAGGTCGATCTCATTGAGGTGGGCGACATGTCGCCGGAGGCAGTGGAAGCTTATGTCCATGCCGCCATCCGGGAGATGCCGGAGGAAAAGCAGATTTCCATTGCCGCAAAGCTCCTGGAACTCGTTGAGCAGAGGAAGGGACAACGACATGAGTGATAAGACCCTATTAACACAGGAGGATTGCCGGCAGGTCGGTTATGACATGTCCATCGCGGGAAAAGTGATTGTTCTTCACTCCTCCGCACTGCCGGAGGAATACCGAAACGCGGAACGGCAGCTCTATTTCTGCACCGGAGGCAACGGCAGCAATCCCTATCCCATTGGCCGTTCCATTTTCACTGTCTCTCTTGCGGATGGCGAACATGTCCGCTGGAACCGGAGCGACGTCTTCGGTATCGCAAAACCGGAAGCCCTCTCTGAGAAGGCCCGCCTCCAGCTCTCTCAAATCCGGCCCATCGGCGCACTGGATTTAAAGGGCAACGAGCCGCAGTTCAGCGGCTACTGCTACCTGCCGGACGGCCGCTACACCTCCGGCGTATGGCTGTGCAGCTCCAAGGAGGTACAGGATTACATCGAGATGCAGAAGGACTACCAGCACAGGATCATGATCTGTGACCGCGATGACTTCTGCGTTTTTGAAATGGTAGAGGGAAAGGTCATCTACCCCACGCAGGAGATACTGGATGCACACCGCGATGGGCAGGAGCCGGGAGGCATGGAGCTGAAGCTATGAAAATATTAAGGACTTAAAGCCGGAATCAAGAATATGATTCCGGCTTTTTCACAATCAAATTTAAAAGGAAGAGAGGTATGAAAAATTTATGAACCTGAAAGACAAAAGGAAATGTATCCTCGCGGTATTTCTTCTGGCAGTGCTGCTGGTGACCAGCGGCTTTTATATTGCCTATCGCCTGCATCCTGAACTGTTCATAGGGCAGAACGATATCATCACCCGCGGGGAATTTGCCGCGGAACTGGCAAAGGAGCTGAAGCTGGACACCACCGGATCGGAAAAAGACACGCCCAGCTTTCCCGACATCGACGGACATTGGGCGGAGAAGTACATCGAGGCCCTCGTTGACACCGGCATCATTGACCCTGCCGATTACCCGGACGGCTTCAAACCCGACGAGCCCATCACCCGCGCCGAGATCATTAAAATGATGGTGCGGGCCAAGGGCCAGGACGAGGAAGCGAAAAACACCCAAGGACACAGCGGCTACGATGACCAGTCGGATATCGCGGACGATAACAAGGGCTATGTCATTGTTGGAAAGGAGGATGGTATCATCGGGGATACGGAGGATAACAAGCTCCATCCGAACGACCCGGTGACCAAAGGAGAAGCCGATGACATGTTTGACAAGGCCGACCCGAAACCAGCAACACCGACACCATCCCCAACAACCCCGGCAACCGATACCACTACGCCGACACCGATACCGACGCCTACCGACCCGGATAAGGAACAGCCGACACCAACCCCGTCTCCGACCCCGACACCGACACCCACGCCGGGCGGTGGTTCAGGCGGCGGCTCCTATTATGTCCCGGATGCACAGGTGCGGTTTGACCTGCCCGAAACTGCACACACCGATACTGAGATCAAGGTGATGCCCGTGTGGAAATATATGCAGAGCTTCACCTGGACAATGACGAAAACAGCGGTGGACGGCTCTGAACAGCCGGTGGAGTTGGCAGACGCCGTCACCGGCAGCTTGGGACTGGAGGGCGGTACAATCCAGTTTAAGGAGGAAGGCAAATACACTCTCACGGCAACGGCGAAAAACGCCAGAGGAAAAGAAACGGTCTTAAGCAAAACTGTGACGGTCTATCCCGTGATTGACCTGACCTTTGACCTGCCGGAAACTACTCACACTGACAAGTCGGTCACCCTTACCTTCCTGCTGGAAAAGCTATACGACCACGACATCATGTGGACGGCAGAAAAGGACAGAGAAGCCGTCCAGACTACAGACATACTGGATGGTACGCTGGGGAATGACGGCGGCATCTTTGTTTTCAAGACCAAGGGCGGCTATAAGCTGACCGCCACCATAACCGATGAAACCGGGCGCATTTTTACGCATACAGAGAGCACCAAGGTTTACCCGATAGTCGGTATTGCTTTCACGCTGCCCGCTGCTTCCCATACGGACAAAACCGTGGAGGTAGCCACCACGCTGACTGAAAACGGCGGCCTGTCTGTAGTGTGGAGCCTGACCAAGAATGGTGAAGCCGCTGTGCTATCCGACGAGCTGGAGGGCGCCCTGACCGATGCGGGAGGAAACATCCGGTTCAAGGACAAGGGCGTGTACATGCTGACCGGAACCCTCACCGATGAAACCGGCCGTACCTTCGAAGCCTCAC
This window of the Methylomusa anaerophila genome carries:
- a CDS encoding antirestriction protein ArdA — protein: MQKEKVMIVTLMRSDLYDAPGYVGAYLNLPASRDEIQDAMDRARIRDGLPYQIVECFNMQGEELNFIQEKPSLDKLNFLAHRISDLPTHDLLAFNGCVAMGDERPDMKALINLTYSLEDVHVVPVNNDRELGKFYVDNDFIDAVNHIPPEYQKELLELLDYEKIGYEQRKAEGGIFKNGYYVVHGSGVMNQIYDGAHLPDLPEEAPYIFKLQLAEADFNMEDKEPDKTVPLLLPAGDKKILAALEQLGAVSLEECVFTHCSSPIPMLEQAFSFSEDIDKMNLLAERIRELENAGELPKFKAALEISDCSDIDQALDLTRNLDCYDFNPDLSSPEEYARQEFLLRYHIPESDPDLKLLHFSRCDSKWMQEAKAITTPYGIIRRNNQEMTLDFSIKQTGQQMR
- a CDS encoding DNA adenine methylase, whose product is MNSIISWVGGKKALRDLIYQRMPKEYGRYVEVFGGGGWVLFGRPLNAVMEVYNDYNSDLTNLFRCVRDQPMAFLTELGFLPLNGRDEFMVLKRYLEKEEFTSEFMLKELELAQRQLTPIQFEEIKTILIEKAQMNDIKRAAAFFKLIRYSYGSGCTSYGCQPFDIRKTFHLLWQGSRRLKDTVIENKDFEDVIKQYDRENAFIYCDPPYYLTEGHYAVEFLKEDHYRLRDALAGCQGKCLVSYNDCEFIRELYQDFQIESVSRLNNLAQRYDNGSEYAEVLISNYDTGERLRDMPTQLGLFDLAGFYGME
- a CDS encoding division/cell wall cluster transcriptional repressor MraZ, giving the protein MKAKPIYKIMDGKGRVLIPKELRTASGMDYGDIVKVGVSQGTVSVKKVDLIEVGDMSPEAVEAYVHAAIREMPEEKQISIAAKLLELVEQRKGQRHE